In a single window of the Pseudorca crassidens isolate mPseCra1 chromosome 9, mPseCra1.hap1, whole genome shotgun sequence genome:
- the SC5D gene encoding lathosterol oxidase, whose translation MDLVLNAADYYFFTPYIYPATWPEDSIFRQAVSLLIITNLGAYILYFLFATLSYYFVYDHSLMKHPQFLKNQVYREIMHSVQSMPWISLPTVSVFLLEVRGYSKLYDSIEEFPDGWLRFVASVLSFLFFTDMLIYWIHRGLHHRLVYKHLHKPHHIWKIPTPFASHAFHPLDGFLQGLPYHIYPFIFPLHKVVYLGLYVLVNIWTISIHDGDFRVPHIFRPFINGSAHHTDHHMLFDYNYGQYFTLWDRIGGSFKNPSSFEGNGPLNYVKRMTEENRNSHAVSGCKNEKLFNGEFKKTE comes from the exons ATGGATCTTGTACTCAATGCtgcagattattatttttttacaccaTACATATATCCAGCCACGTGGCCAGAGGACAGCATCTTCCGACAAGCTGTCAGTCTCCTGATTATAACAAATCTCGGTGCTTATATCCTTTATTTCTTATTCGCAACGCTGAGTTATTATTTTGTCTATGATCATTCATTAATGAAACacccacaatttttaaag AACCAAGTCTATCGAGAGATTATGCATTCTGTCCAGTCAATGCCATGGATAAGCCTCCCCACGGTCTCAGTGTTCCTGCTAGAGGTGAGAGGTTACAGCAAACTGTATGACAGCATAGAGGAGTTTCCAGACG GCTGGCTTCGATTCGTTGCTAGTGTactgtcctttctctttttcactgaCATGCTGATCTACTGGATTCACAGAGGCCTTCATCATAGACTTGTGTATAAG cACTTACACAAACCTCATCATATCTGGAAGATTCCAACTCCATTTGCAAGTCATGCTTTTCATCCTCTGGATGGCTTCCTTCAGGGTCTACCTTACCACATATACCCGTTTATCTTCCCATTACACAAGGTAGTTTATTTAGGTTTGTACGTCTTGGTCAATATCTGGACAATTTCTATTCATGATGGTGATTTTCGTGTTCCCCATATCTTCAGGCCATTTATTAATGGCTCAGCTCATCATACAGACCACCACATGCTCTTTGACTATAACTATGGACAGTATTTCACATTGTGGGATAGAATTGGAGGCTCATTCAAAAATCCCTCCTCCTTTGAAGGGAACGGACCACTTAATTATGTGAAGAGGATGACAGAAGAAAACCGCAACAGCCATGCAGTAAGTggttgtaaaaatgaaaaattattcaatGGAGAGTTTAAAAAAACTGAGTAG